Proteins encoded within one genomic window of Methanolacinia paynteri:
- a CDS encoding deoxyribonuclease IV, which yields MSVKVGCHVSIAGSIDQAVDRAEKIGCDTFQVFTGNPRGWNVKPLEENAAKSFRDKVTASGISPVIAHMPYLPNPASPKDELYEKSCSVLLRELQRCDTLGIPYLVTHPGSHLGSGREGGIERIAGAIDSALAKDTGSTCILVENTSGSKNSIGGSLEDISDILDAVSGTGKKRTGVCFDTCHAFAAGYDLSEKSGLDDLLDRFESLIGLKRLKVIHLNDSKGAVGG from the coding sequence ATGAGTGTAAAAGTGGGCTGCCATGTTTCAATCGCCGGATCGATCGATCAGGCCGTCGATCGTGCAGAGAAGATCGGGTGCGACACCTTCCAGGTGTTCACCGGAAACCCGAGAGGATGGAATGTCAAGCCTCTCGAAGAGAATGCTGCCAAATCATTCAGGGATAAAGTGACTGCATCAGGCATCTCTCCGGTTATAGCTCATATGCCGTATCTCCCGAATCCCGCATCGCCGAAGGATGAGCTGTACGAAAAGTCATGCAGCGTCCTTCTACGTGAACTTCAGAGATGCGATACTCTCGGAATACCATATCTTGTCACTCATCCCGGAAGCCATTTAGGGAGCGGAAGAGAGGGAGGAATCGAAAGAATCGCAGGAGCAATCGATTCGGCACTCGCGAAGGATACGGGAAGCACCTGCATACTTGTCGAAAATACAAGCGGATCGAAGAACTCTATCGGAGGAAGTCTTGAGGATATTAGCGACATTCTGGATGCTGTGTCCGGCACCGGGAAGAAAAGAACCGGCGTCTGCTTCGACACCTGCCATGCATTCGCTGCAGGTTACGATCTCTCTGAAAAGTCCGGCCTCGATGATCTGCTTGACAGATTCGAGTCGTTGATCGGCCTTAAAAGACTGAAGGTCATCCATCTCAACGACTCGAAAGGAGCAGTCGGAGGAC
- the cofH gene encoding 5-amino-6-(D-ribitylamino)uracil--L-tyrosine 4-hydroxyphenyl transferase CofH, whose protein sequence is MVYNGRTDRSVRQILKDIRGGSIPDETDVLALLNATGRDTWDVASAADIIREEKAGNDVTWVRNQNINVTNICINSCGFCGFCRKPGDPDTYFFDNETLRKKVREAEARGVTEICTVSGLHPDFNADSYLSLIRLIREEAPEIHIHASNPMEVYYAAKQSGISTEEMLTRMKEAGLGSMCGTAAEILVDDVRKKICPGKISTGEWIRIIKEAHNLGIRTTATIMYGSIERPEDIVTHLKIIRDIQDETGGFTEFVPLSYIHGQTPLFRQGLSRAGATGRNDILITAVARLYLDNFTNIQTSWVKYGTKVAQLCLISGANDIGGTVYEESISKSAGGKDTEFLDPVEMERMSEDLGRRLVRRNTLYQKLD, encoded by the coding sequence ATGGTATATAACGGAAGAACAGACAGGAGTGTCAGGCAAATCCTCAAAGATATCCGGGGCGGCTCGATCCCGGATGAAACCGATGTGCTGGCATTACTCAATGCGACAGGACGGGATACCTGGGATGTTGCCTCCGCCGCCGACATTATCCGCGAGGAAAAAGCCGGCAATGACGTAACATGGGTGAGAAACCAGAATATAAACGTTACAAACATCTGTATAAACTCGTGCGGTTTCTGCGGCTTTTGCAGGAAACCCGGAGATCCCGATACATACTTCTTCGATAATGAAACCCTGAGAAAGAAAGTCCGTGAGGCTGAAGCGAGAGGGGTTACCGAGATCTGCACGGTAAGCGGACTTCACCCCGACTTCAACGCCGATTCGTATCTCTCGCTTATAAGACTCATCAGGGAGGAGGCGCCGGAGATCCATATCCATGCATCGAACCCGATGGAGGTATATTATGCTGCAAAGCAGAGCGGCATATCTACAGAGGAGATGCTTACCCGGATGAAGGAAGCCGGATTAGGATCGATGTGCGGAACTGCTGCCGAGATCCTCGTCGACGATGTCAGGAAGAAGATCTGCCCGGGAAAGATCAGCACTGGGGAATGGATTCGAATTATCAAAGAGGCACACAACCTCGGCATCCGGACGACGGCAACGATAATGTACGGGTCTATCGAAAGGCCTGAAGACATCGTCACCCACCTGAAAATTATCAGGGATATCCAGGATGAAACCGGAGGCTTCACGGAGTTCGTTCCGCTGAGCTATATCCACGGCCAGACGCCTCTCTTCAGGCAGGGGCTTTCGAGGGCGGGGGCGACCGGAAGAAACGACATCCTTATCACGGCCGTAGCAAGGCTCTATCTCGATAATTTCACGAACATACAGACATCATGGGTGAAATACGGGACTAAAGTCGCCCAGTTATGCCTTATCTCCGGTGCAAACGACATCGGCGGGACGGTGTACGAGGAGAGCATCTCAAAATCAGCGGGAGGAAAGGACACCGAGTTCCTCGATCCCGTGGAGATGGAAAGGATGTCGGAGGACCTCGGGAGAAGACTTGTCAGGAGAAATACATTGTATCAAAAATTAGACTGA
- the hisF gene encoding imidazole glycerol phosphate synthase subunit HisF → MVLTKRIIPCLDIKDGRVVKGTNFLGLKDAGDPVELASRYNAQGADEVVFLDITASKEGRGALIDVIRRAADELFLPLTVGGGINTIDDMQNLLRAGADKVSINTGGVKNPDIITKGAEKFGNQCIVAAIDVRRNNEMKEGATVIEMPDGSCCWYEVVIYGGSKPTGIDAVQWAKEAESRGAGEILLTSMETDGVKQGFDIPVTSMISSEVKIPVIASGGVGKLEHFYDGFVYGRADACLAASVFHFGEMTVADVKEYLAKKGVAVRL, encoded by the coding sequence ATGGTGCTTACAAAGAGAATCATTCCCTGCCTCGATATCAAAGACGGGCGTGTTGTAAAGGGAACGAATTTCCTCGGACTAAAGGACGCCGGCGATCCTGTGGAACTTGCCTCACGGTATAACGCGCAGGGGGCCGACGAGGTAGTCTTCCTCGATATCACAGCCTCAAAAGAGGGGAGAGGAGCTCTTATCGACGTTATCCGTCGTGCCGCCGATGAGCTTTTCCTGCCCCTTACAGTCGGCGGCGGGATCAATACCATAGACGATATGCAGAATCTTCTCCGTGCCGGGGCGGATAAGGTCTCGATCAACACCGGGGGGGTGAAGAACCCGGATATTATCACGAAAGGTGCGGAAAAATTCGGCAACCAGTGTATTGTAGCTGCAATAGATGTCCGCCGGAATAACGAGATGAAGGAGGGTGCGACCGTCATCGAGATGCCGGACGGAAGCTGTTGCTGGTACGAGGTTGTCATCTATGGGGGAAGCAAACCGACCGGAATAGACGCTGTGCAGTGGGCGAAAGAGGCCGAAAGCCGCGGTGCAGGCGAGATTCTCTTAACCAGCATGGAAACCGACGGCGTGAAGCAGGGATTCGATATTCCGGTAACATCCATGATCTCATCAGAGGTGAAGATCCCTGTAATCGCATCGGGCGGCGTAGGAAAGCTTGAGCATTTTTACGACGGCTTTGTCTACGGGAGAGCGGATGCATGCCTTGCGGCATCTGTCTTCCACTTCGGGGAGATGACCGTTGCCGATGTAAAGGAATACCTTGCGAAGAAAGGGGTTGCCGTAAGATTATAG
- the pheS gene encoding phenylalanine--tRNA ligase subunit alpha, with translation MELTYNEKRLLAVLKPLKDAEEARSKAVEPIRETLKGMGDSRSTRINPLKDTLKVLEETRNIAFLPIKKAIELLENTTEGTLGPMHTPDAAYLARIMDSTEEAVVQYANLLQDRGLAIVEKKSVVTYKLTEEGEQYRKNGLPERNLIESFDAEIPMAELQKHPQSRLGIGWLRKKGWVDIKDGIIIKKGEAAEGADESALKNPIPGQPGIQDLLKRKLAEEIESVSYIISITPGGENLVESGLDLRQEVMTLTSEQIRTGEWKNLRLRKYSTKTPKRIYAGKNHPYQQLIDDMRQILFEMGFTEMNGGIVESSFWNFDVLFQPQDHPAREMQDTFFLDLEEELPAGYEKIRDMHISGGDTTSTGWGGEWKEKKAMQCVLRTHTTSLSIQYLKDHPEPPVKAFCIGRVYRREAIDATHTPEFEQLEGIVMDKDVNLRHLMGFLKEFYQKMGFENVRFRPGYFPYTEPSIEPEVWVDGLGWVELGGSGIFREEVTAPWGIKYPVLAWGLGASRVAMLKMGLKDLRQLYRSDVDWVRNEPIARSRRY, from the coding sequence ATGGAACTTACATACAACGAAAAGAGGCTTCTTGCGGTTTTAAAGCCGCTCAAGGACGCCGAAGAGGCAAGATCGAAGGCTGTCGAACCGATCAGGGAGACTTTGAAAGGAATGGGTGACAGCCGTTCGACCAGGATTAATCCTCTCAAGGATACCCTGAAGGTTCTTGAAGAGACCAGAAATATCGCATTCCTCCCGATAAAAAAGGCAATCGAGCTTCTTGAAAATACGACCGAAGGAACCCTCGGCCCGATGCATACGCCGGATGCGGCATATCTCGCAAGGATAATGGACTCCACTGAAGAAGCGGTCGTCCAGTACGCCAACCTCCTCCAGGATCGCGGCCTTGCAATAGTCGAAAAGAAGAGCGTCGTCACGTACAAGCTCACCGAAGAAGGAGAACAATACAGAAAGAATGGCCTTCCGGAGAGGAACCTGATAGAATCCTTCGATGCCGAAATCCCGATGGCCGAACTCCAGAAGCACCCCCAGTCGAGGCTCGGAATAGGCTGGCTCCGGAAGAAAGGCTGGGTTGATATCAAAGACGGCATCATAATCAAAAAAGGTGAAGCAGCGGAAGGAGCGGACGAATCGGCTCTTAAAAACCCTATCCCCGGCCAGCCCGGCATCCAGGATCTCCTGAAGAGAAAACTGGCTGAAGAGATCGAGAGCGTCTCGTATATAATATCAATAACACCCGGGGGTGAGAATCTCGTCGAATCCGGTCTCGACCTGAGGCAGGAAGTAATGACGCTCACCTCCGAACAGATACGAACCGGCGAGTGGAAGAACCTCAGGCTGAGGAAGTACAGTACGAAGACCCCGAAGAGGATCTACGCGGGAAAGAACCACCCCTACCAACAGCTTATCGACGATATGCGCCAGATACTCTTCGAGATGGGCTTCACCGAGATGAACGGGGGCATCGTCGAGAGTTCGTTCTGGAACTTCGACGTTCTCTTCCAGCCTCAGGATCACCCGGCAAGGGAGATGCAGGACACGTTCTTCCTCGATCTCGAGGAGGAGCTTCCGGCCGGTTACGAAAAGATCAGGGACATGCACATCTCCGGCGGCGACACGACATCAACAGGCTGGGGAGGCGAATGGAAGGAGAAGAAGGCGATGCAGTGCGTCCTGAGGACACACACCACCAGCCTTTCGATCCAGTATCTCAAGGATCACCCCGAACCGCCGGTAAAGGCGTTCTGCATAGGCAGGGTATACAGGCGCGAGGCGATCGATGCGACCCATACGCCGGAGTTCGAGCAGCTCGAGGGAATCGTGATGGACAAGGACGTAAACCTCCGCCACCTGATGGGATTTCTGAAGGAGTTCTACCAGAAGATGGGATTCGAGAACGTCCGTTTCAGGCCGGGGTACTTCCCGTATACAGAGCCATCGATCGAGCCCGAGGTATGGGTCGACGGCCTCGGTTGGGTGGAGCTCGGCGGGTCGGGTATATTCAGGGAGGAAGTCACTGCACCTTGGGGAATAAAATACCCGGTCCTTGCATGGGGTCTCGGCGCATCGAGGGTCGCGATGCTAAAGATGGGCCTGAAGGACCTCCGCCAGCTCTACAGGAGCGATGTCGACTGGGTGAGAAACGAACCGATAGCGAGGAGCAGGAGATATTAA
- the endA gene encoding tRNA-intron lyase, producing MKASFDGEWVCPGEDGTTLYENSGYGRPDGNRLKLFPEEALYLAGKGKLTVDKLDFDALAMKFSEKPGFMRRFLVYRDIRERGLVIQTGPQDFRVFRRGEKPGKGRSQYLIRVLSERDFVDFEAIAADSHSAANMRKQFVVAVVDDENEITYYEIKTNDLPKGESCDEIKKVKGQLTGSSVFVMPKEGKNTLPEGAMFGTWFDENRLVLSPLETLYLLDKGLLEIGGGKEEEFRERLEEEDPELPFKMNVYESLRDSCYIPRTAYKFGHHFRVYNERSSHSAMLVHAIPGGSGMPMSRVSRSVRLAHSVRKKMLFACVKQNNIEYIEFARIKL from the coding sequence GTGAAGGCTTCTTTTGACGGAGAATGGGTATGCCCCGGGGAAGACGGGACTACCCTGTATGAAAACAGCGGTTACGGCAGGCCGGACGGAAACAGGCTGAAACTGTTTCCCGAGGAGGCCCTCTACCTCGCCGGAAAAGGCAAACTTACGGTTGACAAGCTCGACTTCGATGCACTCGCAATGAAGTTCTCGGAAAAACCCGGGTTCATGCGGAGATTTCTGGTGTACAGGGACATCCGCGAGAGAGGCCTCGTCATCCAGACTGGACCTCAGGACTTCAGGGTATTCCGGAGGGGCGAGAAGCCGGGAAAGGGAAGATCCCAGTACCTGATAAGGGTGCTCTCGGAGCGGGACTTCGTAGACTTCGAAGCGATTGCCGCCGACTCCCATTCTGCGGCAAACATGCGGAAACAGTTCGTAGTCGCTGTCGTAGACGACGAGAACGAGATCACGTACTACGAGATAAAGACAAACGACCTCCCCAAAGGAGAAAGCTGCGACGAGATAAAAAAGGTAAAAGGGCAGCTCACCGGCAGTTCGGTCTTTGTCATGCCGAAGGAAGGAAAGAATACTCTTCCCGAAGGGGCGATGTTCGGAACATGGTTTGACGAAAACCGCCTGGTTCTTTCGCCTCTCGAAACGCTCTATCTTCTCGACAAGGGCCTGCTGGAGATCGGAGGCGGAAAAGAAGAAGAGTTCAGGGAGAGACTTGAAGAAGAGGACCCCGAACTTCCGTTCAAGATGAACGTTTACGAAAGCCTCCGTGACTCATGCTACATACCGAGAACCGCCTATAAATTCGGCCATCACTTCAGGGTGTACAACGAGAGATCCAGCCATTCGGCGATGCTCGTCCACGCGATTCCCGGCGGATCCGGGATGCCGATGAGCAGGGTGTCGAGGTCGGTCAGACTAGCTCACAGTGTCAGGAAGAAGATGCTTTTTGCATGTGTAAAGCAGAATAATATAGAGTACATCGAATTTGCAAGAATAAAGCTGTAA
- a CDS encoding adenosylhomocysteinase, whose translation MKSGELKMSWARQYMPVLEEIRKRFEAEKPFKGNRIGMALHVEAKTAVLVETLAAGGAEVYITGCNPLSTQDDVAEALNDVPGVKCYAKRACSVEEYYDAIDKVLDVRPTVTIDDGMDLIHRLHTERRELLDGIIGGCEETTTGIHRLRAMAAEGKLEFPVIAVNDTPMKRFFDNVHGTGESALSSVMITTNTLIGGKWFVVAGYGYCGRGLAKMAHGLGAKVIVTEIDPRRALEAHMDGYFVMTMEEAAKIGDIFVTTTGNTSIITEKHFRVMKDGAILSNAGHFNVEIDLEWLHANKEGYEARDSIETFIVNGKKINVLAEGRLVNLATTKGMGHPIEVMDLSFALQALCSEYILKEGAGLKGDVYDVPNGIDVEVASLKLGSLGINIDALTEEQNLYMNSWDIGT comes from the coding sequence TTGAAATCCGGTGAACTTAAAATGAGCTGGGCGAGGCAGTACATGCCCGTCCTCGAAGAGATCAGGAAAAGATTCGAGGCAGAGAAGCCCTTTAAGGGAAACAGGATCGGAATGGCCCTCCATGTAGAGGCAAAGACAGCCGTTCTTGTAGAGACTCTTGCCGCAGGAGGCGCAGAGGTCTATATTACGGGCTGCAACCCCCTCTCTACGCAGGACGATGTCGCAGAGGCACTGAACGATGTTCCGGGCGTAAAATGCTACGCAAAGAGAGCATGCTCGGTAGAAGAGTATTACGATGCGATCGATAAAGTCCTTGACGTCAGACCTACGGTAACGATCGACGACGGCATGGACCTCATCCACCGCCTCCATACGGAGAGGCGTGAACTTCTCGACGGGATCATAGGGGGCTGCGAGGAGACGACGACCGGAATTCACAGGCTCCGTGCAATGGCAGCTGAAGGAAAGCTTGAATTTCCTGTAATAGCGGTCAACGACACGCCGATGAAGAGATTCTTCGATAATGTCCACGGTACAGGCGAGAGTGCACTCTCATCAGTGATGATAACCACGAACACGCTCATCGGCGGAAAATGGTTTGTAGTTGCAGGCTACGGCTACTGCGGCCGCGGGCTTGCAAAGATGGCGCACGGCCTCGGTGCAAAGGTCATCGTCACAGAGATCGACCCGAGAAGAGCTCTTGAAGCCCACATGGACGGATACTTCGTGATGACTATGGAAGAGGCTGCAAAGATCGGCGACATCTTCGTCACTACAACTGGCAACACATCGATCATTACCGAGAAGCATTTCAGGGTTATGAAGGACGGGGCGATCCTCTCCAATGCGGGTCACTTCAATGTCGAGATAGATCTCGAATGGCTGCATGCAAACAAGGAAGGCTACGAAGCCCGCGACAGTATAGAGACATTTATAGTAAACGGGAAGAAGATCAATGTCCTCGCCGAGGGACGCCTTGTCAACCTTGCGACAACCAAAGGAATGGGGCACCCGATCGAAGTCATGGACCTCTCGTTCGCGCTCCAGGCGCTCTGCTCCGAGTATATCCTGAAAGAGGGCGCCGGGCTGAAAGGCGATGTCTACGACGTTCCGAACGGGATCGATGTCGAGGTTGCATCGCTCAAACTCGGGTCTCTCGGTATCAACATAGATGCCCTTACCGAAGAGCAGAATCTCTATATGAACTCCTGGGACATCGGGACATAG
- a CDS encoding tryptophan--tRNA ligase has protein sequence MQSEINPWSSNQDIETNKLFSEFGIEPIEPLLDKIKNPPAFLRRNIVIGQRDYGRVVDAMAKNEKFFVMTGFMPSGHPHLGHLMVMKEVAWHVQQGGIGSVAIADREAHAVRDISWEKCREYGKEYLKCLYALGFEGRTYYQSRNNDLKDLAFESATRINFSDLQAIYGFSQDTALAKAMSVAMQVADILFPQADDEPAPTVVPVGLDQDPHIRLTRDVSYKLRMFLVEERCEGGRQYISIRSKNASPAAMEDLASEFPGAKVYEGHIDISGGNFEEIEEIVRKVERRNGGYGFISPSATYHTFLQGLQGGKMSSSVPESLFGFYEDEKSVKKKIMGALTGGRMTLEEQKKLGGEPEKCSIYLLNRFHMLEDDVELKEMCRECKAGELMCGTCKKETFERVKEFLSDFREKMDECEHKVEE, from the coding sequence ATGCAGTCCGAAATCAACCCGTGGTCAAGCAATCAGGATATCGAGACGAACAAGCTCTTCAGCGAGTTCGGGATCGAACCTATCGAACCGCTTCTTGACAAGATCAAAAACCCGCCGGCGTTCCTCAGGAGAAATATCGTAATCGGCCAGAGGGATTACGGCCGTGTTGTCGATGCGATGGCGAAGAACGAGAAGTTCTTCGTCATGACAGGATTTATGCCGTCCGGCCACCCACATCTGGGCCACCTGATGGTGATGAAGGAGGTTGCATGGCACGTTCAGCAGGGCGGTATCGGTTCCGTTGCTATAGCAGACCGCGAGGCGCATGCCGTAAGGGATATCTCGTGGGAGAAGTGCCGCGAATACGGGAAGGAATATCTCAAATGCCTCTATGCTCTCGGGTTTGAGGGAAGAACATACTACCAGAGCAGAAACAACGATCTAAAAGACCTCGCCTTCGAATCGGCGACAAGGATCAACTTCTCGGATCTACAGGCGATATACGGATTCTCGCAGGATACCGCTCTTGCAAAGGCGATGAGTGTCGCGATGCAGGTTGCAGACATACTCTTCCCGCAGGCAGACGACGAACCCGCACCGACAGTAGTCCCCGTGGGGCTCGACCAGGACCCGCATATCCGGCTGACAAGGGATGTCTCGTACAAGCTCAGGATGTTCCTTGTCGAAGAGAGATGCGAAGGCGGCAGGCAATATATCAGCATCAGGTCGAAGAACGCATCCCCGGCAGCTATGGAGGATCTTGCATCCGAATTCCCTGGTGCAAAGGTGTACGAAGGCCATATAGATATCAGTGGCGGAAACTTCGAAGAGATCGAGGAGATCGTCAGGAAGGTCGAGAGAAGAAACGGCGGGTACGGGTTCATCTCACCCTCTGCTACATACCACACATTCCTCCAGGGGCTCCAAGGCGGAAAGATGTCGAGCAGCGTCCCTGAGAGCCTCTTTGGTTTCTACGAGGACGAAAAGTCGGTGAAGAAGAAGATCATGGGCGCCCTCACCGGCGGAAGAATGACGCTCGAGGAGCAGAAGAAGCTCGGCGGCGAACCGGAGAAATGCTCGATCTATCTCCTAAACCGCTTCCACATGCTTGAGGACGACGTGGAGCTGAAGGAGATGTGCCGCGAATGCAAGGCGGGAGAACTGATGTGCGGTACATGCAAGAAGGAGACCTTCGAGAGGGTGAAGGAGTTCCTCTCCGACTTCAGGGAGAAGATGGACGAGTGCGAGCACAAGGTGGAGGAATAA
- the pheT gene encoding phenylalanine--tRNA ligase subunit beta, whose amino-acid sequence MPVIKLPYKYLVRLTGAERDTIVDRLPMMGSDVERIEEEQIDVEFFPNRPDLFSVEGVARSMRGFLGIETGLPEYKVEPGNTEFSVDPKLADIRPYLGSAIIRDISFDDESIECLMGLQESLHWAVGRGRAKVAIGVHDLDKVKAPFSYIASPRDRKFVPLDFDREMTMEQMLKEHPKGVDYARLVEDKPLFPLIVDADDNVLSFPPIINGELTRVTKDTKNILLDCTGTDERAVMTAVKIICTAMAEAGGRIETVNVNGTPMPDLSPSERRVDVHECNKLLGLTLASAEMGKLLEKMRFGAVPDGKSHVKVTVPCYRSDILHDWDIYEDVAIAYGYENVPAELPPTFTIGKENPVQRTLGTIREIMAGLGYMEIMPFTLSNEKVLYDNMQRDRKTEALSLMHPISEDHTLVRTDILPLLMETLKLNQHRELPQRLFAAGDVVENVETFQKAAAVIMHTEADFTEIYSAADVLLRELDLEYTIEDSSDPAYIEGRCGDIYVEGKKIGSFGEIHPQVILNFDMDQPIAGLEIDLRVLR is encoded by the coding sequence ATGCCGGTCATAAAACTCCCGTATAAATACTTGGTAAGACTCACCGGAGCTGAACGCGATACGATCGTCGACAGGCTCCCGATGATGGGATCTGATGTCGAAAGGATCGAGGAGGAACAGATCGATGTCGAGTTCTTCCCCAACAGGCCCGACCTCTTCTCGGTGGAGGGTGTCGCAAGGTCGATGAGGGGATTTCTCGGGATCGAGACAGGACTCCCCGAGTACAAAGTGGAGCCGGGCAATACAGAGTTCTCTGTCGACCCGAAGCTTGCCGATATCAGGCCATACCTCGGATCGGCGATAATCAGGGACATATCCTTCGACGACGAATCGATCGAATGCCTGATGGGGCTCCAGGAATCCCTCCACTGGGCGGTAGGAAGGGGAAGAGCGAAGGTGGCGATAGGCGTCCACGACCTCGACAAGGTAAAGGCACCGTTCAGCTACATCGCTTCGCCCCGGGACAGGAAGTTCGTCCCGCTCGACTTCGACCGAGAGATGACGATGGAGCAGATGCTGAAGGAGCACCCCAAGGGCGTCGACTACGCTCGCCTCGTAGAGGACAAGCCCCTCTTCCCGCTGATCGTAGATGCGGACGACAATGTCCTTTCCTTCCCGCCGATCATAAACGGAGAGCTTACAAGGGTTACAAAGGACACGAAGAACATCCTGCTCGACTGCACAGGGACCGACGAGAGAGCGGTCATGACAGCAGTTAAGATCATCTGCACCGCAATGGCCGAGGCGGGCGGAAGGATCGAGACGGTGAATGTCAACGGAACTCCAATGCCCGATCTTTCGCCTTCGGAGAGGAGAGTGGATGTCCATGAATGCAACAAACTCCTCGGCCTCACCCTTGCCTCTGCTGAGATGGGGAAACTCCTCGAAAAGATGAGGTTCGGAGCAGTTCCAGACGGGAAATCGCACGTGAAGGTCACCGTCCCGTGCTACAGGTCGGATATCCTGCACGACTGGGACATCTACGAGGACGTGGCGATCGCATACGGTTACGAGAACGTCCCGGCAGAACTTCCTCCGACATTCACGATAGGAAAGGAGAATCCCGTCCAGAGAACACTCGGGACGATCAGGGAGATCATGGCAGGACTCGGCTATATGGAGATCATGCCGTTCACGCTCTCGAACGAGAAGGTGCTCTACGACAACATGCAGAGGGACAGAAAAACGGAGGCCCTTTCGTTGATGCATCCCATATCGGAGGACCATACCCTTGTGAGAACCGACATCCTCCCGCTCCTTATGGAGACCCTGAAGCTGAACCAGCACAGGGAGCTTCCGCAGAGACTCTTTGCGGCCGGCGATGTAGTGGAGAATGTTGAAACGTTCCAGAAGGCCGCCGCTGTAATAATGCATACCGAAGCGGACTTCACGGAGATCTACTCGGCAGCCGATGTCCTCCTCAGGGAACTGGACCTCGAGTACACGATTGAAGATTCATCCGATCCTGCATATATCGAAGGAAGATGCGGCGACATCTATGTCGAAGGAAAGAAGATCGGCTCGTTCGGAGAGATCCACCCCCAGGTCATATTGAACTTCGATATGGATCAGCCCATAGCCGGTCTCGAGATCGACCTGAGAGTTCTCCGGTAA
- a CDS encoding ornithine cyclodeaminase family protein, with protein MRYYPNPAGNLDLKAVNNAIREAFAEHGRGNVQMPPKDYVFFEKGDFRTMPGYIPSLGIAGVKVVNVHPDNRKEGLPTVMAVIVIIDPETGYPEAILNGTKLTDLRTAAAGAVAAKYLSPSGKVSLGVFGSGRQAQTQVAATALELEVDEIRVWSRNESHAESFCSLFPDHECHPADPEDVCVCDVIVTATPSREPIVKDEWISEGTHINAIGADAPGKEELDPAILNRATVIVDDPRQAVHSGEINVPIKKGLFSEDRIAGTLGEYVLGKKKRISNKEITVFDSTGLAIQDLAISRIAMEKAEWIELEFS; from the coding sequence ATGAGATACTACCCCAATCCTGCCGGAAATCTCGACCTGAAGGCTGTAAACAATGCAATCAGGGAGGCATTCGCAGAACACGGAAGAGGAAACGTCCAGATGCCTCCTAAGGACTATGTATTCTTTGAAAAGGGGGATTTCCGGACTATGCCGGGATACATCCCCTCTCTCGGCATCGCAGGAGTAAAGGTTGTAAATGTCCACCCGGACAACAGAAAGGAGGGGCTCCCGACTGTTATGGCAGTCATCGTGATAATCGATCCCGAAACAGGATACCCGGAGGCGATCCTAAACGGAACAAAACTCACCGATCTCAGGACGGCTGCGGCCGGTGCAGTCGCGGCAAAATATCTCTCCCCTTCCGGTAAAGTATCGCTTGGCGTCTTCGGTAGCGGAAGGCAGGCGCAGACGCAGGTAGCAGCAACCGCCCTGGAGCTCGAGGTGGACGAGATCCGGGTGTGGAGCAGGAATGAATCTCATGCCGAGTCCTTCTGCAGTCTCTTTCCCGATCATGAGTGCCATCCCGCTGACCCGGAAGACGTATGCGTGTGTGACGTCATCGTCACCGCCACCCCGTCACGCGAGCCGATCGTAAAGGATGAGTGGATCTCCGAAGGAACGCATATCAACGCAATCGGTGCCGATGCTCCGGGAAAAGAGGAGCTCGACCCGGCCATACTGAACAGAGCCACCGTTATCGTCGACGACCCGAGGCAGGCCGTACATTCGGGTGAGATAAATGTCCCGATAAAAAAAGGGCTGTTCAGCGAGGACAGAATTGCAGGAACCCTGGGGGAGTATGTTCTCGGAAAAAAGAAGAGAATCTCAAATAAAGAGATTACAGTATTCGACTCCACCGGCCTTGCGATCCAGGATCTTGCTATATCAAGAATCGCGATGGAAAAAGCAGAATGGATTGAACTTGAATTCAGTTGA